A single window of Rickettsiella endosymbiont of Dermanyssus gallinae DNA harbors:
- a CDS encoding alpha-ketoacid dehydrogenase subunit beta, translating to MTEITLIAAINQALNYEMNTDKEVVLLGEDIGINGGVFRATQGLFEKFGADRVLDTPLAESMIAGLSIGMATQGLKPVAEFQFMGFSYPALDQIINHAARFRNRTRGRLSCPLVMRMTYGAGIHAPEHHSESTEAIFAHTPGLRVVVPSSPARAYGLLLAAIRDPDPVIFLEPTRLYRLQKQKVADTGEALPLDKSFLLREGKDITLISWGAMLHESLMAADSLLARGLSADLIDVATLKPLDCDTLLTSVEKTGRCVIIHEAARFCGVGAEIAAQLSEKAFLSLKAPIQRVTGYDVTVPYAQLEKQYLPSLTRIINVIDQTLEFT from the coding sequence ATGACAGAAATAACGCTAATAGCTGCGATTAATCAAGCATTAAACTATGAAATGAATACTGATAAAGAAGTTGTTTTATTAGGCGAAGATATTGGTATAAATGGCGGTGTGTTTCGTGCAACGCAGGGATTATTTGAAAAGTTTGGGGCTGATCGTGTTTTAGATACACCGCTGGCTGAATCAATGATCGCAGGACTTTCAATTGGCATGGCCACACAGGGATTAAAACCTGTTGCTGAATTTCAGTTTATGGGATTTAGTTACCCCGCATTGGATCAAATTATTAATCATGCCGCACGTTTTCGTAACCGCACACGCGGGCGATTATCATGTCCATTAGTTATGCGCATGACCTATGGGGCCGGTATTCATGCACCAGAACACCACTCTGAAAGTACTGAAGCCATTTTTGCTCACACGCCAGGTTTACGCGTTGTTGTTCCTTCTTCACCCGCACGTGCTTATGGATTATTACTTGCGGCAATTCGCGATCCTGATCCTGTCATTTTTTTAGAACCTACACGTCTATATCGTCTACAAAAACAAAAAGTAGCTGATACTGGAGAAGCGCTACCATTAGACAAAAGCTTTCTTTTACGCGAAGGAAAGGACATTACACTGATAAGCTGGGGCGCTATGCTACACGAAAGTTTAATGGCCGCCGATAGTTTGCTCGCAAGAGGATTGAGCGCCGATCTGATTGATGTAGCCACACTTAAACCATTAGACTGTGACACACTTCTCACTTCTGTAGAAAAAACGGGACGCTGTGTCATTATTCATGAAGCAGCACGTTTTTGTGGGGTAGGCGCAGAAATCGCTGCGCAATTAAGCGAAAAAGCTTTTTTATCGCTAAAAGCGCCCATACAGCGCGTTACCGGTTACGATGTAACAGTACCTTATGCGCAATTAGAAAAACAATATCTGCCGAGTCTAACAAGAATTATCAATGTGATTGATCAAACATTGGAGTTTACATGA
- the pdhA gene encoding pyruvate dehydrogenase (acetyl-transferring) E1 component subunit alpha codes for MSEVASFSIDYTCFLDANGKPTQALPSFVKKETLFPLYQAMLLTRLFDSKAVTLQRTGKLNTYASTLGQEAISVGIGASMRKEDILCPFYRDYGAQLMRGVKMQEILSFWKGNEWGNHYSECPNDFPICVPIATQVLHAAGVATAFKLRKQARVVVTTCGDGATSEGDFYEALNIAGAWQLPVVFVINNNQWAISTARKTQSYAQTLAQKAIAAGIQGEQIDGNDVIAVKFSVERAAEKARTGKGPSVIEALSYRLSDHTTADDAARYRASEELQHAYKEEPISRLRTYLFDQAYWTEEEDKNFIQTCNLNVENAVNEYLALPKPAITDLFDYHFAKLPADLNEQRIEATALFKLHEMLSQ; via the coding sequence ATGAGCGAAGTCGCAAGCTTTTCTATAGATTACACCTGTTTTTTAGATGCGAACGGTAAGCCTACACAAGCTTTACCCTCTTTTGTTAAAAAAGAAACGTTGTTCCCACTGTATCAAGCCATGTTACTAACGCGACTTTTTGACAGCAAAGCAGTCACTTTACAAAGGACAGGAAAACTGAATACGTATGCCTCCACGCTTGGACAAGAAGCTATTTCTGTAGGGATAGGCGCTAGCATGAGGAAAGAAGATATTTTATGCCCTTTTTATAGAGATTACGGTGCACAACTGATGCGCGGCGTAAAAATGCAGGAAATTCTTAGCTTCTGGAAAGGAAATGAATGGGGAAATCATTACAGCGAATGTCCTAATGATTTTCCTATTTGTGTCCCTATCGCGACGCAAGTTTTGCATGCCGCCGGTGTTGCAACAGCTTTCAAGCTTCGCAAACAAGCACGTGTCGTTGTTACCACCTGCGGTGATGGCGCCACTTCAGAAGGTGACTTCTACGAAGCTTTAAATATTGCCGGTGCTTGGCAATTACCTGTTGTATTTGTGATCAATAATAATCAATGGGCTATTTCCACCGCACGTAAAACACAATCGTATGCTCAAACGTTAGCACAAAAAGCCATTGCTGCCGGCATTCAGGGTGAACAAATAGATGGCAATGATGTCATTGCTGTCAAATTTTCGGTAGAAAGAGCAGCTGAAAAAGCACGAACAGGAAAAGGACCCAGCGTCATTGAAGCCTTAAGCTATCGTTTAAGTGATCATACTACTGCCGATGATGCGGCACGTTACCGAGCATCCGAAGAACTGCAACATGCTTATAAAGAAGAACCTATTTCACGCTTACGTACTTATCTCTTCGATCAAGCCTATTGGACTGAAGAAGAAGACAAAAACTTTATACAAACATGTAATCTCAATGTAGAAAATGCCGTTAATGAATATCTTGCTTTGCCTAAACCTGCCATTACTGATCTGTTTGACTACCATTTTGCAAAATTACCGGCGGATCTAAATGAACAACGCATTGAAGCAACTGCCTTATTTAAATTACATGAGATGCTTAGCCAATGA
- a CDS encoding Glu/Leu/Phe/Val dehydrogenase family protein translates to MLSNDLLQYAKNLGFGELHFKIDQAKELYAVIAIHSTQRGPALGGCRFIEYASIDLAIHDVLRLAQGMSYKAAMANLPLGGGKTVLMRPKELKNRNAYFQTLGRFVNDLKGRYIIAMDSGVVMNDMDNIALETPYAVTTSKHKGDPAPYTALGVLRGIEAAVKFKFQQDTLKGLHVALQGLGHVGYNLANRLHKQGVRLTVCDRDQKLTTHCAKELGATIVKSEDIYAVECDIFSPCALGAILDDESIPQLKAAIIAGAANNQLAEPRHATLLKEKGILYTPDYVINAGGLIYAYAEYRNCINKEFVEQHIQAIYDTLLELFQRAHKENKLPHEVADSMAEARLIKPNAHAVIRD, encoded by the coding sequence ATGCTAAGCAACGATCTGCTGCAGTATGCAAAAAATTTAGGGTTTGGCGAATTACATTTCAAAATTGATCAAGCGAAGGAGCTTTATGCTGTCATCGCAATTCATTCTACACAACGAGGCCCTGCACTCGGTGGTTGTCGTTTTATAGAATACGCCTCTATTGATCTCGCCATTCATGATGTTTTGCGCTTAGCGCAAGGCATGAGCTATAAAGCAGCCATGGCAAACCTGCCATTAGGTGGCGGAAAAACGGTATTGATGCGTCCCAAAGAACTTAAAAATAGAAATGCATATTTTCAAACCTTAGGACGCTTCGTTAATGATTTAAAAGGTCGTTACATTATTGCGATGGATAGTGGTGTCGTTATGAACGATATGGATAACATTGCTTTAGAAACACCCTATGCCGTAACGACTTCAAAACATAAAGGAGACCCTGCGCCCTATACCGCTTTAGGTGTATTGCGTGGCATAGAAGCGGCCGTAAAATTTAAATTTCAACAAGATACCTTAAAAGGTTTACATGTTGCACTACAAGGATTAGGGCACGTTGGCTACAACCTAGCTAATCGACTACATAAACAAGGTGTTCGTTTAACGGTTTGTGATCGAGATCAAAAACTAACGACGCACTGTGCAAAAGAACTGGGCGCAACCATCGTTAAATCTGAGGATATTTATGCCGTTGAATGCGATATTTTTTCACCTTGTGCTTTAGGGGCTATTTTAGATGATGAATCAATCCCCCAGCTAAAAGCAGCCATCATCGCAGGTGCTGCGAATAATCAGTTAGCCGAACCACGCCATGCCACCTTATTAAAAGAAAAAGGAATTTTATATACACCTGACTATGTTATAAACGCCGGCGGCTTAATTTACGCTTATGCAGAATATCGTAATTGCATCAATAAAGAATTCGTAGAACAACATATACAAGCAATTTACGATACCTTATTAGAACTATTTCAACGTGCACACAAAGAAAATAAACTTCCTCATGAAGTTGCAGATAGCATGGCTGAAGCACGATTAATTAAACCTAATGCACATGCCGTTATAAGGGATTAA
- a CDS encoding multifunctional CCA addition/repair protein, whose product MEIYLVGGAVRDPLLGNPIKERDYVVVGATPEQMLAKGFRLVGKDFPVFLHPKTHEEYALARTERKTGPGYKGFSCYAAPDVTLEADLKRRDLTINAIAQTTTGEIIDPYHGQEDIANRVFRHISPAFIEDPVRILRVARFMASFAHLGFHVAPETMQLMKTMVKAGEVNALVPERVWQEFSLALTKPTPQAFIKTLFDCGALAILFPALQMLYTNFIIASDQQDKKRTNNLATFDCAIKLSSDPQVRFAALLCHLGRELPGKTNETGMLSIQHLCKSYRIPTSYSSLAIITARYHLLAHRALELDAETLLNLLEKTDAFRQLARFQQFLLVCEADFHAYAGLNSNPYLQKNRILAALSTAKSISVAALIKQGLEGQILGKKLRQQRIEALSHLIHSS is encoded by the coding sequence TTGGAAATTTATTTAGTCGGTGGTGCTGTACGTGATCCGTTATTGGGCAACCCAATCAAGGAACGCGATTATGTGGTCGTAGGCGCAACCCCTGAGCAAATGTTAGCAAAAGGATTCCGCTTAGTAGGAAAAGATTTTCCTGTCTTTTTACACCCAAAAACTCACGAAGAATATGCGCTCGCACGCACCGAACGAAAAACAGGTCCTGGCTATAAGGGCTTTTCCTGTTATGCGGCACCAGATGTCACGCTTGAAGCTGACCTTAAACGACGCGACTTAACCATTAATGCAATAGCGCAAACGACTACTGGAGAAATTATTGACCCTTATCATGGACAAGAAGATATTGCCAACCGAGTTTTTCGTCATATCTCACCCGCATTTATTGAAGATCCCGTACGTATCTTACGTGTCGCACGCTTTATGGCTAGTTTTGCACACCTGGGCTTTCATGTAGCACCAGAAACGATGCAATTAATGAAAACAATGGTCAAAGCAGGTGAAGTCAACGCATTAGTGCCCGAGCGTGTATGGCAGGAATTTTCCCTCGCTTTAACAAAACCCACCCCACAAGCATTTATTAAGACATTGTTTGACTGCGGCGCCTTAGCTATTTTATTTCCTGCATTGCAGATGCTCTATACTAATTTTATTATCGCTTCAGACCAACAAGATAAAAAAAGAACCAACAATTTAGCGACATTCGACTGTGCTATTAAATTAAGCTCTGATCCGCAGGTACGATTTGCTGCACTGCTATGTCATTTAGGCAGAGAATTACCAGGAAAAACAAATGAAACAGGCATGCTTAGTATTCAACATTTATGTAAAAGCTATCGTATACCCACTTCTTATTCTTCTTTAGCGATAATAACAGCACGCTATCATTTGCTGGCACATCGTGCATTAGAACTCGATGCAGAAACTTTACTTAACTTGTTAGAAAAAACAGATGCTTTTCGACAACTGGCTCGATTTCAACAATTTTTATTAGTCTGCGAAGCTGATTTTCATGCCTACGCTGGTTTAAATTCTAACCCGTATTTACAAAAAAATAGAATATTAGCCGCATTGTCTACTGCTAAATCTATTTCTGTAGCTGCTTTAATAAAACAAGGTTTAGAAGGCCAAATACTAGGAAAAAAATTGCGTCAACAGCGTATTGAAGCGCTATCCCATCTTATCCATTCCAGTTAA
- a CDS encoding glycoside hydrolase → MFKKRWLLIYTLFFIYSQSWAHELIELKSKVGLFTLNPATLAISLNPSDSSEKIDLTKGDYPFDKVNDLKNNTKEAQWNYPKLKMHVKVTVDGQGLKFLFTTNKEQNFQWPNMGLDPLVNTLIIPEGEGLYIPSHNLFWLNEFKKYPDLSLSMPFWAIQYSLGTISTIMADHDENTATQVKQKNAQLYLSNTHQFLKREHLPAYEISIHSTGNSPISPALDYRHLLIEQNKFVSLKQKILENANVNKLLGAFHVWVWGDGKSIDMLRKFDALGIKRLWIGYDATPVKNGFNIDKTYIITAENMGYLIAPYDSFDNAQNPKTSDSITSSWPNHLWPEACIRDKNGNILTGFANRGCYLSAEALRLRESKEKNIANHIDTMLTKGDNSLFLDCDAAAPLYEDYSKQHPMTRLQDLEDRVERMRYISSTKKLVLGSETGLAWSNAIIAYNNGGFLSFSQAFWPCLKDKKHFGAWWPNTKPTVLFKPYKAPHELIHAAYDPRYRLPLYEAVFHDSVISTDRWELNELKIPTLRQTKALLQNLYNIPPIWVLDKKTLADNENYFVEYYQFFSPLHQMTGLEPLTEFKWLTTDHLVQQTQFGNRLILTANFSKITFEGIKPDCIQAQWKEDGSQHLFCPRNYSNKK, encoded by the coding sequence ATGTTTAAAAAACGATGGCTACTCATTTATACCCTTTTTTTTATATACTCACAAAGCTGGGCACATGAGCTCATTGAATTAAAAAGCAAAGTAGGATTATTTACACTGAATCCTGCAACATTAGCCATCTCCCTAAATCCTAGCGATAGTTCAGAAAAAATTGATCTCACAAAAGGTGATTATCCTTTTGATAAAGTAAATGATCTAAAAAATAATACTAAAGAAGCTCAATGGAATTACCCTAAGCTTAAAATGCATGTTAAAGTCACTGTAGATGGCCAAGGATTGAAGTTTTTATTTACTACCAATAAGGAACAAAATTTTCAGTGGCCAAACATGGGTTTAGACCCGCTAGTAAACACTTTAATTATTCCAGAGGGTGAAGGTTTATATATCCCCAGCCATAATTTATTTTGGCTTAACGAGTTTAAAAAATACCCTGACTTATCTTTAAGTATGCCTTTTTGGGCCATTCAATACAGCCTAGGTACTATCAGCACCATCATGGCGGATCACGATGAAAACACCGCGACGCAAGTCAAACAAAAAAATGCACAGCTTTACTTAAGCAACACCCATCAGTTTTTAAAACGTGAGCATTTACCTGCTTATGAAATATCTATCCATTCTACTGGTAATTCACCGATTAGCCCTGCGCTGGATTATCGCCACCTACTAATAGAACAAAATAAATTTGTTTCACTTAAGCAAAAAATACTGGAAAACGCGAATGTTAATAAATTATTGGGGGCTTTTCATGTATGGGTTTGGGGCGATGGAAAAAGCATCGATATGTTACGAAAATTTGATGCTCTGGGTATTAAACGTCTTTGGATTGGTTACGATGCAACGCCTGTTAAGAATGGATTTAATATCGATAAAACCTATATTATTACAGCTGAAAACATGGGTTATTTGATTGCACCTTATGATAGTTTTGATAACGCACAAAATCCAAAAACTTCCGATAGCATAACTTCAAGCTGGCCTAATCATTTATGGCCTGAAGCCTGTATTCGCGATAAAAATGGCAATATCTTAACTGGCTTTGCAAACCGCGGCTGCTATTTAAGTGCCGAAGCCTTACGCTTAAGAGAGTCTAAAGAAAAAAACATAGCAAACCATATCGATACCATGCTAACCAAAGGTGACAATAGCCTTTTCCTCGACTGCGACGCCGCTGCCCCATTGTATGAAGATTACTCAAAGCAACACCCTATGACTCGATTACAAGATTTAGAAGATCGTGTTGAACGCATGCGTTACATCAGTAGCACTAAAAAACTAGTACTCGGATCTGAAACAGGCTTAGCCTGGTCTAACGCTATTATCGCCTATAATAATGGTGGGTTTTTAAGTTTTTCACAGGCATTTTGGCCTTGTCTAAAAGATAAAAAACACTTTGGGGCTTGGTGGCCTAACACAAAACCTACTGTTTTATTTAAGCCCTATAAGGCGCCGCATGAACTTATTCATGCGGCTTATGATCCACGTTATCGGCTTCCACTCTATGAAGCTGTTTTTCATGATTCTGTCATTTCTACCGACCGTTGGGAGCTCAACGAATTAAAAATTCCTACGCTTAGACAAACAAAGGCTTTATTACAAAATCTTTATAACATTCCACCTATTTGGGTATTAGATAAAAAAACCTTAGCAGACAATGAAAATTACTTTGTAGAATACTATCAATTTTTTTCTCCCTTACACCAGATGACGGGCTTAGAACCTTTAACAGAATTTAAATGGTTAACCACAGACCACTTAGTTCAACAAACGCAATTCGGAAACCGACTTATACTAACGGCAAATTTTTCAAAAATAACTTTCGAAGGAATAAAGCCGGATTGCATTCAAGCACAATGGAAAGAAGATGGTAGCCAACACCTATTTTGTCCGAGAAATTATTCAAATAAAAAGTAA
- a CDS encoding FAD-dependent monooxygenase, producing MIHEDGELNGNAAENSSAKRIDTEVLIIGAGPTGLMMACQLLRFGVSFRTLDKQKDRALESRAFAIQAKSMEIFQNLGLSSEFLKVARTGIDFAFFINEKKQAAISFAKFPQQNTPFPSIYFLPQTETERILIEFLEKKNIFIEREKELVTFSQDKNTVNVKIKNCLTGEIQEICCAYIVGCDGAHSTVPHTLNFSFEGAAYKQSFILADATIEWRFSSDKFLFFLRKHGIFVHIPLTKTFSRIMLARRADPSSQGKLSTPSITEIEIAAHNITQTPVKLINPIWLSQFYLHHRGVQTYCQKRAFLAGDAAHIHSPVGGQGMNTGIQDATNLAWKLALVLKKRTSKQLLMSYETERHRIGKILLKTTDRFFSFMTAKNYLVSLLRNLFLPFFIRFVFAKKHAEQRLFWFMSQLNIHYHSNEFIYEITKNANTAFKKGPHAGYRAPDAPINASSLFSMLRDKPFHLLLFQRGKTQQADLENLKLLAYSYADWVHIHPFQASPDNEVLFQRYGVTSAAIYIIRPDGYIGFRAYGYDLTAANNYLKRLFGK from the coding sequence ATGATACATGAGGATGGCGAATTGAACGGCAACGCAGCCGAAAATTCTAGTGCGAAGCGTATAGATACGGAGGTATTAATTATTGGGGCCGGTCCTACCGGATTGATGATGGCATGCCAACTACTACGATTCGGCGTTAGTTTCCGTACTCTTGATAAGCAAAAAGATCGTGCGCTTGAATCGCGTGCCTTTGCTATTCAAGCAAAATCCATGGAAATTTTCCAAAATTTAGGCCTTTCTTCTGAATTCCTTAAGGTTGCGCGCACTGGGATAGACTTTGCTTTTTTTATCAATGAAAAAAAACAAGCTGCCATAAGTTTTGCTAAATTTCCTCAACAAAACACGCCCTTCCCTTCTATCTATTTTCTTCCACAAACCGAAACTGAACGTATTCTGATAGAGTTTTTAGAGAAAAAAAATATTTTTATTGAAAGAGAAAAAGAGCTGGTTACTTTTTCACAAGATAAAAACACGGTGAATGTAAAAATAAAAAACTGTCTTACAGGAGAAATACAAGAAATTTGCTGCGCTTATATCGTAGGATGTGATGGCGCACATAGTACTGTCCCCCATACGCTTAATTTTTCCTTCGAAGGTGCTGCCTACAAGCAAAGTTTCATTTTAGCGGATGCAACAATTGAGTGGCGTTTTTCATCTGATAAATTCTTATTTTTTTTAAGGAAACACGGCATCTTTGTGCATATCCCACTTACTAAAACATTCAGCCGTATTATGTTGGCACGACGTGCCGATCCTTCTTCACAAGGAAAATTGTCGACCCCAAGCATCACTGAAATAGAAATTGCAGCCCATAATATTACTCAAACGCCTGTTAAACTAATAAACCCCATTTGGCTATCACAATTTTATCTACACCATCGTGGTGTACAAACTTATTGCCAAAAACGTGCTTTTCTAGCTGGAGATGCGGCACATATTCACAGCCCTGTCGGCGGGCAGGGTATGAATACAGGCATTCAGGATGCCACAAACCTAGCCTGGAAACTGGCATTGGTCTTGAAAAAAAGAACCTCAAAGCAACTTTTAATGAGCTACGAAACAGAAAGACATCGTATAGGAAAAATCTTATTAAAAACCACTGACCGTTTCTTTTCCTTCATGACAGCTAAAAATTATTTAGTTTCTCTGCTGCGCAATCTATTTTTACCTTTTTTTATAAGATTTGTTTTTGCAAAAAAACATGCGGAACAACGTTTGTTTTGGTTTATGTCACAATTAAATATTCATTATCATAGCAATGAATTTATCTATGAAATTACAAAGAATGCTAATACTGCATTTAAGAAAGGCCCGCACGCGGGATATCGTGCACCGGACGCACCCATCAACGCCTCTAGCCTCTTTTCTATGTTAAGAGATAAACCTTTTCATCTACTTTTATTTCAACGGGGAAAAACACAGCAGGCTGACTTAGAAAATTTAAAACTTCTAGCCTATAGCTATGCCGACTGGGTACACATCCACCCTTTTCAAGCCTCACCAGACAATGAGGTGCTCTTCCAACGTTATGGTGTTACTTCAGCCGCTATTTATATTATCAGACCGGATGGTTATATAGGGTTCCGCGCCTATGGCTACGATTTAACGGCAGCCAATAATTATTTAAAGCGTTTATTTGGAAAATAA
- the asd gene encoding archaetidylserine decarboxylase (Phosphatidylserine decarboxylase is synthesized as a single chain precursor. Generation of the pyruvoyl active site from a Ser is coupled to cleavage of a Gly-Ser bond between the larger (beta) and smaller (alpha chains). It is an integral membrane protein.): MRTLFQSFLPQHGLSRFAGWVAHCKQPWIKNRLIKNFIRDYQVDMSLAVKENPNDYSHFNEFFTRALKPEKRPIDAQSESIVSPVDGCVSQFGDIREGQLLQAKNINYSLQALLGDSMPLASCFQQGKFAAFYLSPKDYHRVHSPFAGKLQEMIYVPGRLFSVNTETTEQLSQLFVRNERVICLFATAAGPMVVILVGAMLVASISTVWEGVIAPASTRQIRHWHYAENTISLAKGEELGQFQLGSTVIVLFAANRMQWSDHLALQSKVQFGEGIGRVIS, translated from the coding sequence TTGCGAACTTTATTCCAATCTTTTCTCCCACAGCACGGTTTGTCCCGATTTGCGGGCTGGGTCGCGCATTGTAAGCAGCCCTGGATAAAAAATAGATTAATTAAAAATTTTATTCGGGACTATCAAGTCGATATGAGTTTGGCTGTAAAAGAAAACCCTAATGATTATAGTCATTTCAATGAATTTTTCACCCGCGCTTTAAAGCCCGAAAAGCGCCCTATCGACGCTCAATCTGAGAGTATTGTTTCCCCGGTTGATGGTTGTGTTAGTCAGTTTGGCGACATACGGGAAGGGCAGCTTCTTCAGGCCAAAAACATTAATTACAGTTTACAAGCCTTGTTAGGCGACTCTATGCCGTTGGCTTCCTGTTTCCAACAGGGGAAATTTGCTGCGTTCTACCTTTCGCCTAAAGACTACCATCGTGTGCATAGCCCTTTTGCTGGTAAGCTACAAGAAATGATTTATGTACCTGGGCGGTTATTTTCCGTTAATACAGAAACAACAGAACAGCTATCTCAATTATTTGTTAGAAATGAGCGGGTCATTTGTTTATTTGCAACGGCCGCTGGCCCTATGGTGGTTATTTTAGTCGGCGCTATGTTAGTGGCTAGCATCAGTACGGTGTGGGAAGGCGTGATTGCGCCGGCAAGCACACGGCAAATTCGTCATTGGCATTATGCTGAGAACACAATTTCTCTTGCTAAAGGTGAAGAATTAGGTCAATTCCAATTAGGCTCAACGGTTATTGTTTTATTTGCTGCAAATCGTATGCAATGGTCGGATCATCTTGCGCTACAGAGTAAAGTACAGTTTGGTGAAGGTATAGGGCGTGTAATATCTTGA